TATATTGTTAGAACCGAGGATGAAGAAACCATCATCCAAACTTATGATTGCAAAATGCATTTCTTGTCTGCACTCTACACACTTGTTACCATTGGATATTAATGTCACAGAAATTAAAAAAGGGTTGATGTTTTCTCATGTCACACtggatgatattttttttatcagtaGCGTCTAAGACAGTGACACCTAAGCCGCCGGCCCTCCTGTGACTCAAACGAGCAGGACCCATGTTTCAATTAGGCCAACTTCATGATAGAGGGAAATTAAATTTGATGTTTAGCATAATATTACTGTAATTGGTAACCCTTAAATTCATATGtaatatgtgtgtgtgtgtgtgtgttattTTTAGTTTGATATAgtatctgaatatctgataCTATACGTAGGCCACGCAACACCTAGATGCGAAAGTTATTCTTAGTTGGGGATGGTCGGATGGAGATGGAGCCCTTTGCTTCTTGCATAGGGCGATGCACTGCCACGCGGGGCCCAGTGCAAAGCCTTGACCAAGAAGGCAAGAAGGTTTCCATGCAAAGCTTTCTTCGTCGTTCAGAGAGCTAGTTGATGATCAAAATAAAGCTTAAAGACAAGGCAACCCGGCTGTGGATCGATCGGCATGgccggagaggaagaggagctaGAGATAGAtggagatgatgaagatgaacgCACCAGATGATGCCGATGGCGCCGCGCCCGACGGGCCGGATGGGCGGAACGTACTTGGCGGAGACCTCGAAGAGGTTGCCGTAGACGTTGTACTGCACGTAGCGTCCGCCGTGCGTGTGCGTGCCCTTGATCTGCGCCTCGCCGCCGTGTCCCAGCCCCAGGCACcctcccacgccgccggcgccgcctccgcctcctcccggcccCTCCATTCGCATCGACCACTGCACGTACCTCTCCGATCTAGGCTCCGATCCgatcgccggccggcggcgctcctcaccctccctctccctctctgagAGCTAGCTAGAAAGAAACACACACCAAGCTCGATCGAGACGCCGGCCGCGCAGCAGCAAGCGAGGACGGCAGGAAGAGGACGGAAGCTGGAGGGGAGCGGCCGGCGCGTGCGTGGTTGGTTGCGCGGAGGccagggagggggaggagataaGGAGGAGCGTTGGGGAAAGTGGAAAAGGCGGGAGCTTTTCGTCGAGCGGAAATCGAAGTCCCGTGACGCCCAAAGAGGAGTTGGTtcctgttgctgttgctgctgctgctctcgcTCCATCGCTCCCTGCCTGTGGCTGCTGCCTGCGCACGCCACGGATGCAGCCAGGGATCTCCCTCTTCGATCTTCCAGGCcattcctctctcctccacccaTCCCTTTCCTCCTTCTTCGCCCTTTGCTAGCACAGCAGCTAGCTGCCTTTTTATTCACAGCAGTTCGCTGCTGCATGGCCTGAGCTCCATCTATCTGTGGTCTGGTTTCATTTGTGACACTGAGAACATGCAGTCATGCATGATGCATACTGTAGACACTATGCAGGACAGCAGGAGTGAGCTAGCTAGAATGGTTCACATGTGGAGTTCTTCTCTAAAAATGTTCTCTCTTTCAAAGAACAAATATAGTACATATATGTGTTCAAACTGTATACTCAGCTGGAGACCTGAGCAGATTGGAAGAAATGTGACTGCGTGTCTGCACTCATAATAGACTTGTGCACTAATCAAATGACCCATCCATGTCAGACCACGATGGTCAAATCCAAGTTGCATTTGCAGCCTCGGTACGTACGTATAATGCCCCTAATGCATATGGAGGGATATCATGCATAAATTCATTAAGGATGTTGCCACGCGGCGTCTCTCATGTATTAACACGCTGTGGGTGGTTCAAAAATTAGAGATGCCATCTAAGTTCATAAACTTGCAGATTAACCTTAAGCTTATTTTGAAGTGCCATCTAGATCCATCAACTTGCAAAAACATCCATAGAAATCCTTGCAGTGTAAGGTTAGACCTCTTCATCATTTACCACATTAAAAATTAGAAAACTACAATAGTAGTGTCAGAATTGTGGGGGCATATGCCCTccttaaataaaataaataacatAGGTAGtgcttcttcctttttatcgtgCTAATAGTGAAAAGCTGATCGTGTTAATAATACTATGATGCAGAGGTTTGGAGTCGGGATGATAAAGTAAAGAAATAACTGACCAACTCCTTTCCAAGAATAATTTTAAGAACATAAATGGAAATTTGGAAAGAAAATATTTTGAAATGGTAATGGAAATATAAGATCATATTTCGTGTTGAATTACAGATGTACCATACTTACATGATTTGTTTTCCATTTTTTCACAAAAATTTCGAGTTATCAGGCCCTAGTCACTCAGCTAGTCCAGCTAAGCTATGTCAAATCATATCCTTCTGcgtttatataaaaaatagaatCGTGTTAATTGAATGAATTGGTTTAATACTAAGAACAGATACTTGTGGTACGTAACTAACAACTACGAATGTTCAAACCTATGGAACAAAAACCATGATTCCGTCGTTGTTTATCCCATCACATATATTATTTGGGAATTCTAACcgatttttatattattttctttACCGACCTTACCGTTTTTTGGGGGAAATATGGTTTAGAAAATGATACTACAAATTTTCGATCATTTCCAACCGTTTTCACCTCTTTTTGGAAATGCGCTTGGGAAATCCAGAGCGTGCATAAGCAGGTGGAACAGCTCGCCACGCCATGTCAGGCTACGTGCCTGCTGGATTTCTCTGAAAGCTTCAGGTATTTTgccttttattttaatttgtttcctttttctgaaGAGCTCTGTCACCTCTAGCAAGTAGAGGTGGTACATATTTAAAGAGTGTAATAATTGAAGTAATGATGTCAAATAGTAGTTCCATTTGTGCATATCTCATAAAAATTAGGGCCAACGGTGCAAGTACATAAATGTTTTGAGCACTGACTTAACATCTAGGGCAAAGAAAATGTTCAGTTTGAAAAAACTAATGGCAATTTGCAAAATAAAAAGGGCCAAACCAGTGATTAGAGCGCAAGTTTGGCGCAATAACATGATCGCCCAATTAAACAAACATAAACAAAAAGATGGAACACTTTAGTTACTGAGAAAATAAGGAGAATAAATATACAACCGAAACTAAAGAGGAAGTCCGTCGCGGCCCATCGCCGCGTGTAGAAAAGGAAGCATTCCTCAGACACATGTGCAGCCTCAAACCATCAGACAACACAAAATGGATCATTTTAGGGGACTTCAACGGTTCAACCTCATTTACCGAGAAAGAGACAAAAGCAACCGGAACCTAAACCTTAGATTGAGGAGAAGGTTCAGGACGCAATAAACTTCTACGGTCTCAAAGAAATAAATCTGCAGAACAGAAAAGTCACATGGAGCAACGAAAGGCGTAGACCGACACTCGTCCAGCTTGACAGAGTCTTTTGCAACCAAACTTGGGATCTTGAATTTGAAAACTGTCTCCTTCACACGCTATCGTCTTCACACTCAGACTAGTGTCCCCTTCTGCTAACAAACCAAGCAGGCTCGAGACACCCGATGCCTTTCAAGTTCGAAAATTTATGGGTACGACTGCCTCACTTCTAGGAGGTCGTCAGCAGAGCTTGGAATGCTCCTACTCAACACACTGAACCATTCCACAGGATGGGTCACAAACTCCATACAACATCCCGGGCCCTAAAGCAATGGAGCACGTCCATGCTCTCTGAGGTCAAGATGAAGATGCTTATGGCTCAGGCAGTCATTCTTCGCCAGGATGAGGCACAGGATGTCAGGCCCCTCTCATCGGCGGATTCATGGTTGCGCGGAAAACTAAAGCAACGAGTCATGGGGTGGGCAGTTATTGAAAAGGCCAGGAAAAAACAATGCTCTAGAGTAATGTACCTGAGGGAGGGGGACGCTAACACGAGGTTCTTCCACTTAAAGGCAAATGGAAAATgcaggaagaatttcattcagCGGCTGCGCAAAgacagtggatggcttgtttcACACAACGATAAACATCAAGTCATACAGGAACATTTTTGAGAGCATCATGAAGGAACCACCACCTCATTCGAAAGATTTCAATTGGTCATCGCTGAGTTTGCCAGCGGTGGATTTGTCCTCCTTGGACAGCCGTTTCACAGAGGATGAAGTTTTGCGAGCAATCACTCACACACCAAAAAATAAGGCACCAGGGCCGGACAGCTACACCAGGTTGTTCTTCAAGCACTATTGGGAAATAATCAAACATGACCTAATCGCGGCCATCAACTCTCTACATGCCTCCCACTGCGCGGACCTAAACTTACTCAACAAGGCCAACATCATCCTTATCCCGAAAAAAGAAGGAGCGGAGGACATTTGGGATGTTAGACCAATTAGTCTGATCCACGCCATAGCAAAGATTATAACAAAAATTCTAGCCCCGTGCCTAGCTCCGTTCATGAACAAGCTCATCTCGCCCTGCCAAAGCGCCTTCATTAGGGGTCGAAGCATACACGAAAACTTCCTATACGTGCGTAACCTTGCGTGTCATTTCCACAGGAACAAGACACTAGCCCTGCTCATGAAACTCGACATATCGAAGGCCTTCGACTCCGTGCGATGGGACTAGTAGACCCTGCTACAAGAGAGAGGATTCCCAACAAGATGGAGGGACTGGATTGCGGCCCTTCTCACCACATTGACATCGCGTGTCCTGCTTAATGGGATCCCCTTGGACCCGATACAGCACGACAGAGGACTGCGCCAAGGCAACCCGCTCTCACCACTACTCTTTATCCTAGCAATAGATCCTCTACACCGTCTACTCTCCGTAGCAACCAAAAGAGGGGTTCTTAGCAAACTAAACGACCGAGCAGCAAGACTGAGAGTACCATGTATGCGGACGACACGGTAATCTTTGTCAAGTCAACGATGCATGATGTAACCAACCTAAAAGACCTGCCACTCAAATTCAGGGAAGTAACTGGTCTAAGCACCAATATACAGAAAACAAGCATCACACCCATCAGTTGCACAAACATTGACCTCGAGGCCATACTAGTCAACCTTCCAGTCGCACGGAAAAACTTCCCTCTCAAATATCTCGGGTTACCGCTAACGGTCAGACGACTGAGGAAGTTGGATTTCCAGCCGCTAATCGACAGAGCAGCCAATAAGCTTTCAATTTGGAATGGCAAGAACTTGACCCAAGCGGGACGTGTTAGCCTTACCAAATCGGTGTTGTCTTCACAACTGGTGTACCTATTGATGGTACTCAAAACGCCAAATGAGGTTTTGGAAGAGATAGACAAAATTCGCAAATGCTTCTTGTGGGCTAGTGACAAGGAGCTCTCAgcgggaggggggggggatGCAAGGTTAACTAGACAAGGACCAGTCTACCAAAGGAGCACGACGGATTTCGAGAAATTTGCAAGGGCGCTGCGTATAAGATGGTTGTGGCATGAATGGGTATCCCCGGATAAGGCGTGGATTGGAGCTGAAACACCGTGTGATGACAAGGACCGGCTGCTCTTCGCCGCATGTATGACAATCGAGCTTGGAAATGGAGAAAGGACTCGGTTCTGGTCCGATGCATGGATACAAAGATCGAAAGACATTGCACCCGACCTCTACACCCGATCGCAAAGAAAAACGAGGACAATGGCTGACGCGCTGCGAAACAGCAACCGGATAAGAGACATAAACTACCGCTCAGGCTTCACAACCGCACACCTACACGAATTTTTCACGTTATGGAATCTAACATGAGCATGTGTACTACAGCCTCTACAGGAAGACCGCATCACATGGAAACTCACTCAGAGTGGGCAATACACAGCGGCTTCAGCCTACAAAGCATAGTTCATCGGGTGCACCAAAGCATCCCAGATAGCCGACATCTGGTAGTCGTGCCCCCCGCCCCAATGTAAATTCTTTGTATGGCTAATTTTGTAGAATAGGGTGTGGTTGTCAGACAGGCTAGCAAGATGAGGATGGGACGACAGCCTAACTTGTCCACTTTTCAGATGCACGATGGAGACAGCACACCACCTCCTGGTGGAATGCCGATTCGCCAAACGTATTTGGACATTGGTGGCATCCTGGACCTCACAGGTGAAACTTGCACCGGATGAATGGCCTCAAAGCATGACATGCCTGGAATGGTGGTGCAACATtacaacaacactaggaatctCACGGAATGCGACACGAAGCATATCACTTCTGATCATATGGGAGATTTGGAAGGAAAGAATGCAAGAATCTTCTGGCACCAAAGAATCTTCTGGCACCAGGAATCGTCTGGCCTATCGGTTTTGGCAAAAATCAAGAGCGAGGCGAATTTGTGGACTGTAGCAGGGGCAAAAAACCTTGCGAGTCTCCTAGCGCGAGAATAAGCCCGGttgtctttttttcttctttccctgTTTACCGGTTCGCCGGTCGTAACTATCCCTCTCTATCAATGAATTAGGCACAATCTCGTGCCCGTTCGTTAAAAAAACTAAAGAGGAAATAAGGACACTGAATAGATGCTTTAAGATAAAGACGATATGTAGAAAGATTAACAGACAACTCTTTTTTTCTAAAGGAGATAACAAAATTAGAGGGCACACATACACAAAccatgtttcttttctttttggcgaggaagtccctggtttgtttcttttttttttcgagagGGCCTGGTTTATTTCTTCTAATTGGGCAAATCACATGGGCTTGTTCTTTTGATGGGCTAGAAAATAATAATGCGGGGCTTTCGTCGTCGGGCCGTGTGCAACGTATTTTTTCCTTTCTGTCATGTggcccgacgacgacggcggacgGGCAGGTATAGAAGTCCAAGCTACTTCCGATCAGACAGaccagaagaagagagagaCCCAAGCTACTCCAAGCGGAGCCAGAGCCCAACCCAGCCCAGCCCATTTACCACTTCCCGCACCAGTGGCggctcgcctccgccgcgaACCGCAGCGCCTTCAtcgatggcggaggcggcggcggacgtggcggcggcgtcgctgtTCGGTGCCGACCGCCGCCTCTGCTCCGCTGACATCCTCGCGCCGGCTGAGGTCAACGCTTTCTCCTCCTCGCTCGTTTCTTCGGCCGCCCTCGATCGAGTCGAAAATTTTGTGGTCACTGACCTGTCCTCTTTGTCGTCGGTAGGTCCGGGCAAGGATCGAGGTGGCGGTGCTTAACTTCCTGGCCGCACTCGCTTCGCCCAcctcgccggccatctccgtccTCCCCCTGGTACGCTAGGTTCCAAAACGAAACCCCCATTCCTTTCTTGCTGCAGTAATTGGTTCTGCGTGCTTCATCCATGGGAATAAGCACAGGGTTTCGATTCCCTGTCAATTATTGCAATTCGTAATCAATTACTGCGAGTTGTAGCATTCCGTTTCATAATTTCAGATGACCATGGCAAAATGTGCTGGGAATAGTATGTTTACCACTGATCAGTGATCAATTCAGTGTGCAACACTGCAACTGCAAACCATTCTGAAGGAATTGCTTTTTTGCACGGCAGATTAGCCGGAGCTCTGCCAACTGCAGCCTGCGCAGCGGGTTGCTGAGTGATGTTTCGTCGATTTACCTCTCATACGCCTTCTGCAAGAGGTCCCTGATGAGAGAAAGCAATGGAAAGGCGTTCGTAAGAGGTGGTCGAGTACTCCTTCAGTGTCTTGGGATACATTTATCTGCTTTGCCATGCCCATTTGTTCCGCTGAAATGCTTGTATATTTTTCAATAGTATGGAAGGTCATGGAGATGTGCTACAAGATCTTGGGGGAGGGGAAGCTGGTCCACCAACGGGAGTTGTTCTACAAGCTCCTCTCGGACTCGCCCAAGTACTTCAGTTGTCAGCGTCATGTCAACAGAGCCATTCAAGGTCAACATTTTGCCCCACCAATTTGGTTCTTGCTTGATCGACGCATACCATGATCCTAATCAGATTCCGTACCTTCTTCTTATGCAGATGTAGTTTCCTTGCTCCGGTGTACAAGGCAGAGCCTAGGAGTCATGGCATCAAGCAGAGGGGCCCTGATTGGGCGCCTTGTGTTGCATGTGTGCTCCATGATATATTTAAATATGTCCTAATTATTGGAATTATCTGCCGAGGGAATACATGATAAACTCTTGTTTATCTTTTCACAAAGCACCTAAACTGCATGTTTAAACTACCTTAGGAACCAGGTGAAGAACAAATTGACTGTTCTATTCTTGGAGCTTCAGGACATGCAATTACTGGAGACCTGAATGTATTGAGCAAATTAAATTTGTCTTCAGATGCCCGGTATATCATTGTAGTGGAGAAGGTACCAATATTGCTTTTGCAGTCTAATAATGATTTGTCTCTATCTACTACCTGCTGATATGTCACTTGTTTGAATAGGATGCCATATTCCAGAGGCTAGCTGAAGACCGCTTGTATAATCAGCTTCCTTGTATCCTGATCACTGCTAAGGGATATCCTGATATCGCCACTAGGTTCTTTTTTTTACCTCGAATGTGCATGAGAGTTGCATGTCATTGAATTAGAGACAGCATAAGAAATGCCACTTTGTTTACAAAGACCCTAGAGGCAAAGAAAACTGgaagaacaaagaaaaaaagaagaagaaaaacagcTTATCTAGTAGAGCACATTTTCTTCGATATAAGCTCCATCTTTTTGTTGATAATATTTGGTTATTTGGTATACTTATTCCATTTATCTTTGCTGTTATGATACAGGTTTATCTTGCATCGATTGAGCCAGACTTTTCCAAATATGCTGATTTTCGCATTAGTGGATTGGTTAAGCCATTTCCTGTGCTGATCACTATATAGTAGAGATGACAGATATTCCTTTAACCATTTCAGataacatttattttccaattTTCAGGAACCCAGCAGGGCTTGCTATTCTGTGCACTTACAAATATGGAAGCATATCAATGGGTTTGGAGTCATACAGATATGGTATGGTACTTTCTCTGAGTTATCAGACCCTTATGATGCTTATACCACTGAACAATATGAATCTTGTTCTCCATTTCCAGCTTGCAATGTGAAATGGCTTGGGCTAAGAGGGGATGATCTGCAGCTTATCCCTGATCGTGCATTTCAAGAGCTGAAGCCACGTGATTTGCAGATTGCCAAAAGCTTGCTGTCATCAAAGTTCCTACAGGTGCGTATTTGGCTCCTCAGACTTCAAGTAGTGTAGTGGTGCTGGAAGctgcgtttttttttttttttttttttttggaaacaaaCCGGCAGTAGTGTAGTGGTGCTGGAAGCTGCGAAATTTAAAATTAGGTACAATTGGTGACACTGAAGTAACACGTACAAAGGAGACATTTTAGCATCAATTGGTGCCATATAGCTGCATTATGACTTTATTAGAATTACAACTTCTTGGTTTGGCCAAAAGGTGGCAACATAATTTCTGTATAAGTGGCCAATGAGTGTGGCTAGTGCAAATTTTGTGTCAAACTATGGCATAATCTTGTTAATGTTGGCAATGCATCCATTACCAGTTACCTGAAAGTTAATCAGCTATGGGAAAGAATAAATTCccagttttcaaaaaaaaaaagaaataaattcccTGGAATGTTCTGTTTGTAGCTGACCATTCTAAATATGAAACTAATATGCTCATGTGGAACAACGCGACATGTTTTTGCATTAAGGATTACCTGAGATTGTTTAAAGATCTTCTGATCTTCATAGTACAGCTGCTAATCCCTGATGCTTGATCATTTAAGTTGATCTTGTGACTTGAGGCCATAAACTCTTTCTTTTGGTGGGAAAGTTTTTTAGGGGAAATGTCGTATGCTTATAGCTTAAGGGGCTATGTGACATCTAATTTATGCTGGTTTTTGGCTGCAGGAGTCTCACAGAGCTGAGCTGATGCTGATGGTGGAGACGGGCAAGCGTGCGGAGATTGAGGCCCTCTACTCACACGGGTTCGATTTCTTGGGGAAGTACATTGCGAGAAAGATTGTACAGGGCGATTACATCTGACACTACCGTGTGCCATGTTGTTTGTTTCTCTTTTTGTACTGAGCGCTGAAATGTTAGCATGGTTGCATGGTCTGCATTAACTAACGTCCAATGCCTGTAGATTGATACAATGATGATATTGAACTATACATAAATAGAAAAGATTTTTGCTGCTTCTTGTTACTCCTAGTCCAATATATACTTGCATCTCCAAACAAGCCAGCTTGTTGTTGGAGGCTTAATAAGCTTGCGAACTCCAGACGCTGTTTTCTGCAGACTCGTATGAAAGCTGCTAGTCTGTAAATCAAGCTCATCTGGTGAAACGGTGAAATCTGAATGAATTTGAAGAGGCTGGTGACATGCATTCATAGGCGGATTACGTGCTGGTCGGTTATGAACTGGAACTCTGGCTCGGCTGTTGCGGCCCCTCTCCTGAGTTTGCGAGTATAATGATTGCTTTAGATTGGACCAGTTCCATGGTCCATGGCTGTATTTACAGGCGCTTTCGTTATGGGTATTGACATAAATTACATAACATAAAATAATTGTACTTACATAATACATGAACTACATGTCGATGGCATTTTGCAACTTCTTGTAATATATCCCACCACAATCCTGACGATCAACGACTTACAAACCAACAAGGTACAGAAGTAGCACCCTTTTATATTTTTTCACCGCCAACCCCAAACAGAGGCTGCATTTTAAGATAACAGAAATGGAAACTAGTTTGTGCATGCAGAATTTTCTTTGCAAAATTTCACCGAGGAGCATATAGGACTGATACCACAGGTGGATCTGAAAACTTGGACTCACCAACTTGTACAGTGACTGCAGGACTTAGATCGAAGAAGTTGTAATCCAAGTTCGATTCCACACTCCTTTCTCCTTCCATATCCTTCACAACCATTGACATTGCAGGCCTTCTATTTTTATCACTCTGCAAACACCACCTTGCAAGCTTTATGGTCTCAATCACGTCTTCCTTGTGTAAACTCATGTCATCACTGCTCCTGTCAATCATATCTTCCAGGAGATCATTCTTTGCCTTATCTTGTAGCACTATGATGAGTTGGACACTACTTTCGTGCTGGGAGTAGTCAAGGTTCTTCCTTCC
The genomic region above belongs to Setaria italica strain Yugu1 chromosome VI, Setaria_italica_v2.0, whole genome shotgun sequence and contains:
- the LOC101767366 gene encoding meiotic recombination protein SPO11-2; its protein translation is MAEAAADVAAASLFGADRRLCSADILAPAEVRARIEVAVLNFLAALASPTSPAISVLPLISRSSANCSLRSGLLSDVSSIYLSYAFCKRSLMRESNGKAFVRVWKVMEMCYKILGEGKLVHQRELFYKLLSDSPKYFSCQRHVNRAIQDVVSLLRCTRQSLGVMASSRGALIGRLVLHEPGEEQIDCSILGASGHAITGDLNVLSKLNLSSDARYIIVVEKDAIFQRLAEDRLYNQLPCILITAKGYPDIATRFILHRLSQTFPNMLIFALVDWNPAGLAILCTYKYGSISMGLESYRYACNVKWLGLRGDDLQLIPDRAFQELKPRDLQIAKSLLSSKFLQESHRAELMLMVETGKRAEIEALYSHGFDFLGKYIARKIVQGDYI